In the genome of Dioscorea cayenensis subsp. rotundata cultivar TDr96_F1 chromosome 1, TDr96_F1_v2_PseudoChromosome.rev07_lg8_w22 25.fasta, whole genome shotgun sequence, one region contains:
- the LOC120258146 gene encoding probable inactive leucine-rich repeat receptor kinase XIAO, whose product MAPINFFPFLYFALWHHSCPHSHSQVHGNCIKTERIALLSIKAGMWSNNKSFLSSWTGHDCCNWRGVSCNNETGHVTKLDLQYPYYDPIHPIPPPSKLNSSLIQLHHLNYLDLSNNDFQGFPIPDFIGSLANLDYLNLSNAEFSGILPHTFGNLSCFGVDLSNVHGWLHDINMLPSLLVLKLSNAGLRVGGIHGTTLLHHLNFTSLRVLDLSMNYDLNITLPQWLFHLTSLVHLDLSICALYGKLPVTIGNLRSLRFLSLTQNSFDGVIPESMGNLGSLEKLDLSVNKFNGSIPESLSNLTNLEYFDLSSNQVQGLMPASIGDLETCNTDLSRNMISGALSRFLGNLTLLQYFSASGGNNLSGNLPETIGNLVHLQFLDLSKKYDAWKVAGEFW is encoded by the exons ATGGCTCCTATCaacttctttccttttctctacTTTGCCTTGTGGCATCACAGCTGccctcactctcactctcaagTTCATGGTAACTGCATTAAGACTGAAAGGATAGCCCTTCTCAGCATCAAAGCAGGCATGTGGAGTAACAACAAAAGCTTTCTCTCATCTTGGACTGGTCATGACTGCTGCAACTGGAGGGGAGTGTCCTGCAACAATGAAACCGGCCATGTCACCAAGCTTGATCTGCAATACCCTTATTATGATCCCATTCATCCCATACCACCACCAAGTAAGTTGAACTCTTCTCTCATTCAGCTTCACCATTTAAACTACTTAGATTTGAGCAATAACGACTTCCAAGGTTTCCCCATCCCAGACTTCATTGGCTCTCTTGCCAACCTTGACTACCTTAACCTCTCTAATGCTGAATTCAGTGGAATCCTTCCCCATACCTTTGGAAACTTATCATGCTT TGGAGTGGACCTCTCTAACGTGCATGGTTGGCTTCATGACATTAATATGCTCCCTTCTCTTCTTGTCTTGAAACTCTCTAATGCTGGCCTCCGAGTTGGTGGTATTCATGGTACTACTCTGCTTCATCATCTCAACTTCACATCTCTTCGTGTGCTTGATCTTTCTATGAATTATGACCTGAACATCACTTTGCCTCAATGGTTGTTCCATCTCACAAGCCTTGTTCATCTTGATCTTTCTATCTGTGCTCTGTATGGCAAGTTACCGGTCACCATTGGTAACTTGCGTAGCTTGAGATTCTTGAGCTTGACTCAAAACTCTTTTGATGGAGTGATTCCAGAGTCCATGGGAAATCTTGGTAGCTTGGAGAAACTTGATTTGTCAGTAAATAAATTCAATGGAAGCATTCCTGAATCTCTGAGCAATCTTACAAATTTAGAGTACTTTGATTTGTCCAGTAACCAAGTTCAGGGATTGATGCCCGCAAGCATTGGGGATCTAGAAACCTGCAATACTGATTTGTCAAGGAATATGATCAGTGGAGCGCTTTCCCGATTCCTTGGCAATCTCACACTTTTGCAGTACTTCAGTGCATCTGGAGGCAACAATCTCAGTGGTAATTTACCAGAAACTATAGGAAATCTTGTTCACCTTCAGTTCCTAGATTTATCCAAAAAATATGATGCATGGAAAGTTGCCGGAGAGTTTTGGTAA
- the LOC120264275 gene encoding bifunctional riboflavin kinase/FMN phosphatase-like isoform X3: protein MEIATVFRSFHVGIVNDVLKRFLLKYNKQWNTKVAHNLVGKTSREAATIFLQDYGLPLSVKELMDMITRLFSDQWYNIKAFPCANRLIKHLSSNGVPMALASNPPKLNMEGKISDHHGWKESFLAIVGGDDVINGKQSPDIFPKAAKRINTEPSNYLVIEDSL, encoded by the exons ATGGAGATTGCTACTGTTTTTCGATCTTTTCATG TTGGAATTGTGAATGATGTCTTAAAGAGGTTTTTACTCAAGTATAACAAGCAGTGGAATACCAAAGTGGCACATAACCTAGTGGGGAAGACTTCAAGGGAAGCTGCTACCATTTTCTTGCAAGATTATGGACTCCCTCTGAGTGTTAAAGAATTAATGGATATGATTACCCGGTTGTTCTCTGACCA GTGGTACAACATTAAAGCTTTTCCATGTGCCAATCGGTTGATAAAGCATTTGAGTAGTAATGGGGTTCCAATGGCTTTGGCTTCAAACCCACCAAAATTGAACATGGAAGGCAAAATTTCTGACCACCATG GATGGAAAGAGTCCTTTTTAGCCATTGTTGGTGGAGATGACGTTATAAATGGAAAGCAATCACCTGATAT ATTTCCTAAAGCTGCTAAAAGGATTAACACTGAACCATCAAACTACCTAGTGATTGAAGACTCACT GTAA
- the LOC120264275 gene encoding bifunctional riboflavin kinase/FMN phosphatase-like isoform X1, with the protein MPLSNNAFRKEAFFKVLSVSHGLVASKVNHGVSFLPCVKASEAALAMASNVGIVNDVLKRFLLKYNKQWNTKVAHNLVGKTSREAATIFLQDYGLPLSVKELMDMITRLFSDQWYNIKAFPCANRLIKHLSSNGVPMALASNPPKLNMEGKISDHHGWKESFLAIVGGDDVINGKQSPDIFPKAAKRINTEPSNYLVIEDSL; encoded by the exons ATG CCTCTATCAAATAATGCTTTCAGAAAAGAGGCATTTTTCAAAGTTCTTTCTGTCAGCCATGGACTTGTAGCCTCAAAagtgaaccatggagtatccttCCTACCATGTGTTAAAGCCTCTGAAGCTGCATTGGCAATGGCATCAAATG TTGGAATTGTGAATGATGTCTTAAAGAGGTTTTTACTCAAGTATAACAAGCAGTGGAATACCAAAGTGGCACATAACCTAGTGGGGAAGACTTCAAGGGAAGCTGCTACCATTTTCTTGCAAGATTATGGACTCCCTCTGAGTGTTAAAGAATTAATGGATATGATTACCCGGTTGTTCTCTGACCA GTGGTACAACATTAAAGCTTTTCCATGTGCCAATCGGTTGATAAAGCATTTGAGTAGTAATGGGGTTCCAATGGCTTTGGCTTCAAACCCACCAAAATTGAACATGGAAGGCAAAATTTCTGACCACCATG GATGGAAAGAGTCCTTTTTAGCCATTGTTGGTGGAGATGACGTTATAAATGGAAAGCAATCACCTGATAT ATTTCCTAAAGCTGCTAAAAGGATTAACACTGAACCATCAAACTACCTAGTGATTGAAGACTCACT GTAA
- the LOC120264275 gene encoding uncharacterized protein LOC120264275 isoform X2: MPLSNNAFRKEAFFKVLSVSHGLVASKVNHGVSFLPCVKASEAALAMASNGEKNIKLVLSLFNKAYSIPHFEWSERGMPAKVEVAGIPGRMSPARWYNIKAFPCANRLIKHLSSNGVPMALASNPPKLNMEGKISDHHGWKESFLAIVGGDDVINGKQSPDIFPKAAKRINTEPSNYLVIEDSL, encoded by the exons ATG CCTCTATCAAATAATGCTTTCAGAAAAGAGGCATTTTTCAAAGTTCTTTCTGTCAGCCATGGACTTGTAGCCTCAAAagtgaaccatggagtatccttCCTACCATGTGTTAAAGCCTCTGAAGCTGCATTGGCAATGGCATCAAATGgtgagaaaaatataaagcttGTTCTATCCTTATTCAATAAAGCCTACTCTATCCCTCATTTTGAGTGGTCGGAGAGGGGAATGCCTGCGAAGGTGGAGGTCGCAGGCATACCAGGAAGAATGTCACCGGCGAG GTGGTACAACATTAAAGCTTTTCCATGTGCCAATCGGTTGATAAAGCATTTGAGTAGTAATGGGGTTCCAATGGCTTTGGCTTCAAACCCACCAAAATTGAACATGGAAGGCAAAATTTCTGACCACCATG GATGGAAAGAGTCCTTTTTAGCCATTGTTGGTGGAGATGACGTTATAAATGGAAAGCAATCACCTGATAT ATTTCCTAAAGCTGCTAAAAGGATTAACACTGAACCATCAAACTACCTAGTGATTGAAGACTCACT GTAA